One region of Chlamydia psittaci 6BC genomic DNA includes:
- the rplL gene encoding 50S ribosomal protein L7/L12 — MTTQSLETLVETLSSLTVLELSALKKLLEEKWDVTAAAPVMAVAAGAGAAGAEAAPAESTEFAVTLEEVPADKKIGVLKVVREVTGLALKEAKEMTEGLPKVVKEKTSKSDAEDTVKKLQEAGAKASFKGL, encoded by the coding sequence GTGACGACACAAAGTTTGGAAACTTTAGTAGAGACATTAAGCAGTTTAACAGTATTAGAACTGTCCGCTTTAAAAAAATTATTAGAAGAAAAATGGGATGTCACTGCCGCTGCTCCTGTGATGGCAGTTGCTGCTGGTGCTGGTGCTGCTGGTGCTGAAGCTGCTCCTGCTGAGTCTACAGAATTTGCAGTGACTTTAGAGGAAGTTCCTGCAGATAAAAAAATAGGCGTTTTAAAAGTAGTACGAGAAGTTACAGGATTAGCTTTAAAAGAAGCTAAAGAAATGACAGAAGGCTTGCCTAAAGTTGTTAAAGAAAAGACTTCTAAGTCTGATGCTGAGGATACAGTTAAGAAATTACAAGAAGCTGGAGCAAAAGCTTCCTTTAAAGGCTTGTAA
- the rplJ gene encoding 50S ribosomal protein L10, producing MKEEKKLLLQEIEEKISASQGFILLRYLGFTAAHSREFRNSLSGVSAEFEVLKKRIFFKAIQSAGFDIDSSDTSGHLGVVFAYDDAVSAAKQVLDFNKQHNDSLVFLAGRIDSANLSGKEVEAVAKLPSMKELRQQIVGLLAAPMSQVVGIMGSALSGVISCIDQKTQKN from the coding sequence ATGAAAGAAGAAAAGAAATTACTCCTTCAAGAGATAGAAGAGAAGATCTCCGCATCCCAAGGTTTTATTTTATTGAGATATCTTGGATTTACGGCAGCACACTCTAGAGAGTTTCGTAATTCACTCTCCGGAGTTTCTGCAGAATTTGAAGTATTAAAAAAGAGAATTTTTTTCAAAGCTATACAAAGCGCTGGTTTTGATATAGATTCTTCGGATACAAGCGGACACCTAGGTGTAGTCTTTGCTTATGATGATGCTGTTTCTGCAGCAAAACAAGTATTAGATTTTAATAAACAACATAACGATTCACTAGTTTTTCTTGCCGGACGAATTGATAGCGCTAACTTGTCAGGTAAAGAAGTAGAGGCTGTTGCCAAATTGCCTTCAATGAAAGAACTGAGACAGCAAATTGTTGGACTATTAGCTGCTCCGATGTCTCAGGTCGTTGGAATCATGGGCTCAGCTCTTTCTGGTGTTATTTCCTGCATCGACCAGAAAACGCAAAAAAACTAA
- the rplA gene encoding 50S ribosomal protein L1 encodes MTKHGKRIQGILKSYDFSKSYSLQEAIDILKQCPTVRFDQTVDVSIKLGIDPKKSDQQIRGSVSLPNGTGKTLKILVFAAGEKAKEALDAGADFVGSDDLVEKIKGGWVDFDVAVATPDMMREVGKLGKVLGPRNLMPTPKAGTVTTDVTKTIAELRKGKIEFKADRAGVCNAGVGKLSFDGHLLKENIEALCSALIKAKPPAAKGQYLVSFTVSSTMGPGISVDTRELMAS; translated from the coding sequence ATGACAAAACATGGAAAACGTATACAAGGCATCTTAAAAAGCTATGATTTTTCAAAGTCATATTCTCTGCAAGAAGCTATAGATATTTTAAAACAATGCCCCACAGTGCGCTTTGATCAAACTGTCGATGTATCTATTAAATTAGGCATAGATCCAAAGAAAAGCGATCAACAAATTCGAGGGTCTGTTTCCTTGCCCAACGGTACAGGAAAAACTTTAAAAATTCTTGTGTTTGCTGCTGGAGAAAAAGCTAAGGAAGCTTTAGACGCTGGAGCTGATTTTGTAGGTAGTGACGATCTCGTTGAAAAAATTAAAGGCGGCTGGGTTGACTTTGATGTCGCAGTGGCTACTCCAGATATGATGCGTGAAGTTGGGAAGTTGGGAAAGGTTCTAGGACCAAGAAACCTTATGCCTACACCTAAGGCTGGAACAGTAACCACTGACGTTACTAAAACTATTGCCGAGTTGCGTAAAGGGAAAATTGAATTTAAAGCAGACCGCGCTGGGGTATGTAATGCTGGTGTAGGTAAGCTGTCATTTGATGGACACCTTCTTAAGGAAAACATCGAAGCTCTATGCTCTGCTTTAATTAAAGCTAAGCCGCCTGCAGCGAAGGGGCAATATCTGGTATCATTTACAGTTTCCTCTACTATGGGGCCTGGTATTTCTGTCGATACTAGAGAGTTAATGGCGTCTTAA
- the rplK gene encoding 50S ribosomal protein L11 yields the protein MSNKKVIKLIKLQIPGGKANPAPPIGPALGAAGVNIMGFCKEFNAATQDRPGDLLPVVITVYSDKTFTFITKQPPVSSLIKKALNLESGSKIPNRNKVGKLTQAQVTAIAEQKMKDMDVVLLESAKRMVEGTARSMGIDVE from the coding sequence ATGTCGAATAAAAAGGTGATTAAGTTAATTAAACTACAAATTCCTGGTGGTAAAGCCAACCCAGCTCCTCCAATAGGACCAGCTTTAGGTGCTGCTGGTGTAAATATTATGGGTTTTTGTAAAGAGTTTAATGCTGCAACACAAGATCGTCCTGGAGACCTGTTGCCAGTAGTTATTACTGTTTATTCGGATAAAACTTTCACTTTCATAACCAAACAACCTCCCGTATCTTCTTTGATCAAAAAGGCATTAAATCTAGAATCTGGGTCTAAAATTCCTAACAGGAATAAAGTTGGAAAATTGACCCAAGCACAAGTTACAGCTATTGCCGAACAAAAAATGAAAGATATGGACGTCGTTCTTCTTGAATCTGCAAAGCGTATGGTAGAAGGAACTGCCCGAAGTATGGGTATAGACGTCGAGTAA
- the nusG gene encoding transcription termination/antitermination protein NusG: MFKWYVVQVFTAQEKKVKKALEDFKESSGMTDFIQEIVLPIENVMEVKKGEHKVVEKFIWPGYLLIKMHLTDESWLYVKNNPGVVEFLGGGVPLALSEDEVRNILKDIEEKKAGVVQKHKFDVGSRVKINDGVFVNFIGVVSEVFHDKGRLSVMVSIFGRETRVDDLEFWQVEEVTLEQESE, translated from the coding sequence ATGTTTAAATGGTATGTCGTTCAAGTTTTTACGGCTCAAGAGAAAAAAGTAAAAAAAGCTTTAGAAGATTTTAAAGAATCTTCCGGAATGACGGATTTTATACAAGAAATTGTCTTGCCTATAGAAAACGTGATGGAAGTAAAGAAGGGTGAGCACAAAGTCGTTGAGAAGTTCATCTGGCCGGGGTACCTGTTAATTAAAATGCATTTGACCGACGAGTCTTGGTTATATGTAAAAAATAATCCAGGTGTTGTTGAATTTTTAGGTGGGGGAGTACCTCTAGCTTTATCCGAAGATGAAGTGAGAAATATTTTAAAAGACATTGAAGAGAAAAAAGCTGGTGTTGTGCAAAAACACAAGTTCGATGTTGGCTCCAGAGTTAAAATTAATGATGGTGTTTTTGTAAACTTTATCGGTGTTGTTTCTGAAGTGTTCCATGATAAAGGGCGTCTTAGTGTCATGGTATCCATCTTTGGAAGGGAAACTCGTGTTGATGATTTAGAGTTTTGGCAAGTGGAAGAGGTGACCCTAGAACAAGAAAGTGAATAA
- the secE gene encoding preprotein translocase subunit SecE, protein MKQRNHQETLSKKIAKAKKQAGAGFLDEIKKIEWVSKRDLKRYVKIVIASIFGLGFSIYCVDLVFRKLLTLLSGITSFLFG, encoded by the coding sequence ATGAAACAACGCAATCACCAAGAGACACTCTCTAAGAAAATCGCTAAAGCTAAAAAGCAAGCTGGTGCTGGCTTTCTAGATGAAATTAAAAAAATTGAATGGGTCAGTAAACGAGATCTAAAACGATACGTTAAGATCGTAATCGCTAGTATTTTTGGCTTAGGCTTTTCTATATATTGTGTAGATTTGGTGTTTCGTAAGCTACTTACATTGTTAAGTGGTATAACAAGCTTTTTGTTTGGTTAG
- the tuf gene encoding elongation factor Tu — MSKETFQRTKPHINIGTIGHVDHGKTTLTAAITRALSAEGLANFCDYSSIDNTPEEKARGITINASHVEYETPNRHYAHVDCPGHADYVKNMITGAAQMDGAILVVSATDGAMPQTKEHILLARQVGVPYIVVFLNKIDMISQEDAELVDLVEMELSELLEEKGYKGCPIIRGSALKALEGDASYVEKIRELMQAVDDNIPTPEREVDKPFLMPIEDVFSISGRGTVVTGRIERGVVKVGDKVQIVGLRDTRETIVTGVEMFRKELPEGQAGENVGLLLRGIGKNDVERGMVICQPNSVKSHTQFKGTVYILQKEEGGRHKPFFTGYRPQFFFRTTDVTGVVTLPEGVEMVMPGDNVEFDVQLISPVALEEGMRFAIREGGRTIGAGTISKIIA; from the coding sequence ATGTCAAAAGAAACTTTTCAACGTACTAAACCCCATATCAACATAGGGACCATTGGACACGTTGACCACGGTAAAACTACGCTAACAGCTGCAATCACACGCGCACTGTCAGCAGAGGGGTTAGCTAATTTTTGTGATTACAGTTCTATTGACAATACTCCTGAAGAAAAAGCTAGAGGAATTACTATCAACGCTTCTCACGTTGAATATGAAACCCCTAACCGTCACTATGCTCACGTAGACTGTCCTGGTCACGCTGACTATGTTAAAAACATGATTACAGGTGCTGCTCAGATGGACGGAGCAATTCTCGTTGTTTCCGCTACTGACGGTGCTATGCCCCAAACAAAGGAGCATATTCTGTTGGCAAGACAGGTAGGGGTTCCTTACATTGTTGTTTTCCTTAACAAAATCGATATGATTTCTCAAGAGGATGCCGAGCTTGTAGACTTGGTCGAAATGGAATTATCCGAGCTTTTAGAAGAAAAAGGTTACAAAGGCTGCCCTATCATCCGCGGTTCTGCTTTGAAAGCTTTAGAAGGCGATGCAAGCTATGTTGAAAAGATTCGCGAGCTAATGCAAGCAGTAGATGATAATATCCCTACCCCAGAACGTGAAGTTGATAAACCTTTCTTAATGCCTATCGAAGACGTATTTTCTATTTCTGGTCGTGGTACAGTAGTAACAGGCCGTATCGAAAGAGGAGTCGTTAAGGTTGGTGATAAGGTACAAATTGTTGGTTTGAGAGATACTCGCGAAACAATTGTTACCGGTGTGGAAATGTTCAGAAAAGAACTTCCAGAAGGTCAAGCAGGAGAAAACGTAGGTCTACTTCTTAGAGGTATTGGGAAAAATGATGTTGAGCGCGGTATGGTTATTTGCCAACCTAACAGCGTAAAATCCCATACACAATTTAAAGGTACTGTTTACATCTTGCAAAAAGAAGAAGGTGGACGTCATAAGCCTTTCTTCACTGGATATAGACCTCAGTTCTTCTTCCGCACAACAGATGTAACAGGTGTTGTAACTCTTCCTGAGGGTGTAGAGATGGTTATGCCAGGCGATAACGTTGAATTCGATGTTCAATTGATTAGCCCTGTAGCCCTAGAAGAAGGTATGAGATTTGCTATTCGTGAAGGTGGTCGTACAATCGGTGCTGGAACGATTTCAAAAATTATTGCCTAA
- the infA gene encoding translation initiation factor IF-1: MAKKEDTIVLEGRVQELLPGMHFKILLENGMPVTAHLCGKMRMSNIRLLVGDRVTVEMSAYDLTKARVVYRHR; this comes from the coding sequence ATGGCAAAAAAAGAAGACACTATCGTGCTTGAGGGTAGAGTGCAAGAGCTCCTTCCCGGGATGCATTTCAAAATATTACTAGAGAATGGCATGCCGGTCACTGCTCATTTATGCGGTAAAATGCGTATGAGCAATATTCGTTTGCTTGTTGGAGATCGAGTCACTGTTGAAATGTCAGCCTATGACCTAACGAAAGCTAGAGTTGTATACAGGCATCGTTAA
- a CDS encoding membrane protein, with amino-acid sequence MISSVTFSTPHPNGLESMAAMQDHSGSDSESVNTNIENPQPPNSELRGITTSSRPPLSLMNILPYRPAPRTCMDHARSVGEKISTFLRDNWKYILLYILAWALILACHHTMAVTLTIWLGIGLGVGVLFGIFTANVLDRKNKYKNTNSLWNLMNYGLQQLDPNGTRQILLATIIASISSLIYAIPEAVGFTIGACIGNQISILISYGLRLGDDDNYVADRQAFDKKVAHIQKAINQYQLIKNQMIIQKQISEIVAQQNNPQMTNTLHTLQLQMNMPLPYVFDAPKTQFSDHLHFSDPDYVIASANQRILALSQTLTHLRQEPNRVVEE; translated from the coding sequence ATGATATCTTCTGTTACTTTTAGCACTCCTCATCCTAATGGTTTGGAGAGCATGGCAGCCATGCAAGATCACAGTGGATCCGATAGTGAATCTGTGAATACGAATATAGAGAACCCACAGCCACCTAATAGCGAACTTAGGGGAATAACTACATCTTCTCGCCCTCCCCTCTCTCTGATGAATATTCTCCCTTACCGACCAGCTCCAAGAACATGTATGGACCATGCTCGATCTGTAGGGGAAAAAATTAGTACGTTTTTAAGGGATAACTGGAAATATATTTTATTGTATATCCTTGCTTGGGCATTAATATTGGCCTGTCATCATACTATGGCAGTAACATTGACCATTTGGCTGGGTATAGGCTTAGGTGTTGGTGTTCTTTTTGGTATTTTTACCGCCAATGTTTTGGATAGGAAAAATAAGTATAAAAATACAAACAGCCTGTGGAATTTGATGAATTATGGGTTACAGCAGCTTGATCCCAATGGAACGCGCCAAATTCTTTTAGCAACAATCATTGCTTCTATTTCTTCGCTAATTTACGCTATTCCTGAAGCTGTTGGATTTACGATTGGTGCATGCATAGGCAACCAAATCAGTATTCTCATTTCCTACGGTCTCCGCTTAGGCGATGACGACAATTATGTCGCTGATCGGCAAGCTTTTGATAAAAAGGTGGCGCACATTCAGAAAGCGATTAATCAGTACCAATTAATTAAAAATCAAATGATCATTCAGAAGCAAATTTCTGAAATTGTCGCCCAACAAAATAATCCTCAAATGACCAATACGTTGCATACCCTGCAACTACAAATGAATATGCCATTACCATACGTATTTGATGCACCTAAAACACAATTTAGTGATCACCTACATTTTAGTGATCCTGATTATGTTATCGCTTCTGCGAATCAAAGAATTTTAGCTCTATCACAAACTCTAACCCATCTAAGACAAGAGCCTAATCGTGTTGTTGAGGAGTAG
- a CDS encoding SufE family protein: MNPSVCPLQHAGCLKKQHRILQTLFPEKFHKDMLYNTLLDFGSQPKHFDKSKISRENLVLGCQSDLYLYEVYQEGRLFFFTHTEALISSGIAALFAEVYSGETPVTVLTCKPVFFDQLSQYLSFGRVNGGESLYMRMKQISVQYLKSSD; the protein is encoded by the coding sequence TTGAATCCCTCCGTATGTCCCCTACAACATGCTGGATGCTTGAAAAAACAGCACCGCATTTTACAAACTCTGTTTCCCGAAAAATTTCATAAAGACATGTTGTATAACACTCTTTTAGATTTCGGATCACAACCTAAACACTTTGACAAAAGTAAAATTTCAAGGGAGAACCTTGTATTGGGTTGTCAGAGTGATTTATATCTTTATGAAGTATATCAAGAAGGACGTTTATTCTTTTTTACGCATACGGAAGCTTTGATTTCTTCTGGAATAGCAGCATTATTTGCTGAAGTGTATTCTGGGGAAACTCCGGTGACCGTACTCACCTGTAAGCCAGTATTTTTTGATCAACTCAGCCAATACCTATCTTTCGGAAGAGTGAATGGAGGTGAGTCTTTGTATATGCGGATGAAACAAATTTCTGTGCAGTATCTCAAATCTTCAGATTAG
- a CDS encoding biotin transporter BioY has translation MGYSLATKSHLLRILNSPIVKILEGSLFLALLAKIALPLPFTPILVTFQTLGIFCIGIAYSPRMAVGSVLSYLVAGMFLPVFYGSGCGLTAFFGPTAGYLYAFPIAALFISSLYRRFKSPSGYVLASILTIAALIILVMGSLWLAYYFYMMSLTESIDVVKGFQLGAMPFIVGEALKILLVVKGKSAVQFFQKHYF, from the coding sequence ATGGGTTATAGCTTAGCTACAAAGTCTCATCTGTTAAGAATTTTGAACAGTCCAATAGTCAAAATATTGGAAGGATCGCTTTTCCTCGCCTTATTAGCGAAGATTGCCCTACCCCTACCCTTTACCCCTATTCTCGTTACTTTTCAGACATTAGGGATTTTCTGTATAGGTATTGCATACTCTCCAAGGATGGCTGTCGGTAGTGTGCTCTCTTATCTTGTTGCAGGGATGTTTTTGCCAGTATTTTATGGTTCGGGATGTGGCTTAACCGCGTTTTTCGGTCCAACAGCAGGATATCTTTACGCTTTTCCTATCGCTGCTCTATTTATCTCCTCACTTTATCGTCGGTTTAAATCTCCCAGTGGATACGTCTTGGCTTCTATTCTTACTATCGCAGCCCTGATAATACTAGTAATGGGATCTCTCTGGCTTGCCTACTATTTTTATATGATGTCGCTCACGGAATCCATAGATGTTGTAAAGGGCTTCCAACTAGGCGCTATGCCATTTATTGTCGGAGAAGCCTTAAAAATCCTTCTCGTAGTTAAAGGCAAATCGGCAGTGCAGTTCTTTCAGAAGCACTATTTTTAA
- a CDS encoding DUF687 domain-containing protein — translation MIVTVNLDGNSSLENISLGDYHPPSAGDDVSLSQQTSERVNCFIHGGCGSDVMEQPEVFEAVSIFDPNAEIPRAHEVCVTYVNGSFQTLLEAQHESLYLSEVRGEPVRLLYNSGWGGGGGRSRLLRRPVVSCSSPLCQALIESLKYFFSHPDNQHRHHTIIFYGDGGAIVNEVLRHVPYGDRVRVIGIAPTTYVTGSNAAHFRVSGDMTTLLDSAGFARSNVTTLAYSSGAEGLFLPSLRCPSYVWALRLAHHSSSGESSSESMLPLASNQISLVEIGHGQGAFERLSELLQLGETSSEVEFNFTPQSRSDILLSSIFCIFRVCGLLQEYIIVSVTYAPDVYVSYVIIFGYTLNLLRYFLLLLTNRRSVRDAYRSLRLIAHGLTPLIFLVTIVDNLNCVRRYGNPFPILQAIFVVASTLSGSVIFMELLRNCFRGLRGRIQTTILQRLTGAPQESQVVVRSVDGNRIGAVQAIIGVAHGIFLSTVVGILNSIVMQVPSTLGRSNTTDANDTGLYSNHLHNASLAWQTGDVLAVSQTISLFMCLIVFIANIIVLVGLVSNNRRR, via the coding sequence ATGATTGTGACTGTCAATCTTGATGGCAATTCGAGTTTAGAAAATATCAGTTTAGGAGATTATCACCCACCTTCTGCTGGTGATGATGTATCATTGTCTCAACAGACTTCTGAACGCGTAAATTGTTTCATTCATGGAGGATGTGGATCTGATGTAATGGAACAACCAGAAGTTTTTGAAGCTGTGAGTATTTTTGATCCGAATGCAGAGATACCAAGAGCTCATGAGGTTTGTGTTACCTACGTTAATGGGAGTTTCCAAACTTTACTAGAGGCTCAACACGAGTCCTTGTACCTTAGTGAGGTCCGAGGTGAGCCTGTACGTCTGTTGTATAATTCTGGATGGGGAGGAGGGGGGGGACGCTCTCGATTATTACGAAGACCTGTTGTTTCATGTTCTAGTCCCCTATGTCAAGCATTGATTGAATCCTTGAAATACTTTTTCTCTCATCCTGACAACCAGCATAGACATCATACAATTATATTTTACGGTGATGGTGGGGCTATAGTTAATGAGGTATTGCGTCACGTACCTTATGGTGATCGGGTTAGGGTAATTGGGATCGCCCCTACGACATATGTTACAGGAAGTAACGCAGCCCATTTTAGGGTGTCAGGAGATATGACTACTCTGTTGGACTCGGCAGGATTTGCACGTTCTAACGTTACAACTCTTGCTTACTCTTCAGGAGCTGAGGGATTGTTTTTGCCAAGTTTGCGTTGTCCTAGCTATGTTTGGGCGTTACGTCTAGCACACCATTCTTCTTCTGGTGAATCGAGCTCAGAAAGTATGTTGCCGCTTGCTTCCAATCAGATTTCTTTGGTGGAAATAGGTCATGGTCAAGGGGCCTTTGAGAGATTATCCGAGTTATTGCAATTGGGAGAAACATCTTCAGAAGTAGAGTTTAATTTCACTCCACAATCCAGGAGTGATATTCTTTTATCGAGTATATTCTGTATATTTAGAGTTTGTGGTTTACTGCAAGAGTACATCATCGTTTCTGTGACATACGCTCCTGATGTTTATGTTTCGTACGTAATCATTTTTGGCTATACTTTGAATCTCTTGCGATACTTTCTTCTATTGTTGACCAATCGTCGTTCTGTTCGCGATGCGTATAGATCATTACGTCTTATTGCTCATGGATTAACACCTCTGATTTTTCTAGTAACCATTGTGGATAATCTCAATTGTGTAAGAAGGTACGGCAATCCATTTCCGATTTTGCAAGCTATATTTGTTGTAGCATCTACATTAAGTGGTAGTGTTATCTTTATGGAGTTATTAAGAAATTGCTTCCGAGGATTGCGAGGACGTATCCAAACTACTATTTTACAAAGATTGACAGGTGCTCCTCAGGAATCGCAAGTCGTTGTGCGCTCTGTAGATGGGAACAGAATCGGTGCTGTGCAGGCAATCATTGGGGTAGCTCATGGAATATTTTTATCTACTGTTGTTGGGATCCTTAATAGTATAGTTATGCAGGTCCCTAGCACATTAGGAAGAAGTAATACAACAGATGCAAATGATACGGGATTGTATTCTAATCATTTACACAATGCTTCTTTAGCATGGCAGACCGGAGATGTTCTAGCAGTATCACAGACAATAAGCTTATTTATGTGCTTGATTGTGTTTATCGCTAATATCATTGTCTTGGTGGGTTTAGTAAGCAACAATCGACGCCGGTAA
- the dapA gene encoding 4-hydroxy-tetrahydrodipicolinate synthase, with translation MKLLTASVTPFLPNNSIDFLSFENLLRFQEREGNGVVLLGSTGESLSMTAKEKESLVSYACSLNLKVPIIVGVPGTSLHEASEWIHTCQSYPIYGFLITTPIYTKPGIHGQTLWFESLLNKTNKPAILYNIPSRSGTTLYLDTVRALATHPFFYGLKDSGGSIKNCLEYAQISSNVVLYCGDDGLWPQMYECGAQGLISVLSNIWPKEARECVEDPRNKYRAGLWREVSSWLNQTTNPIAIKALLAYEQVIAHNTLRLPLSIKDLQCAESVPRIIKKMSQWEYPSAHV, from the coding sequence ATGAAATTACTCACGGCTTCTGTCACGCCTTTCTTACCTAATAATTCTATAGATTTTTTAAGCTTTGAAAATCTCTTGCGTTTTCAAGAGAGAGAAGGCAATGGCGTTGTTCTTCTTGGTAGTACAGGAGAAAGCCTATCCATGACAGCAAAGGAAAAAGAATCCTTAGTTTCCTATGCATGTTCTTTAAACTTGAAGGTTCCCATAATTGTTGGTGTACCAGGGACATCACTACACGAAGCTTCAGAGTGGATCCATACATGTCAGTCGTATCCTATTTACGGTTTTTTAATCACTACCCCTATTTATACTAAGCCTGGTATACATGGTCAGACCCTTTGGTTTGAATCTCTGTTAAACAAAACAAACAAGCCTGCAATTCTATATAACATTCCTTCTAGATCAGGAACAACGTTATATTTAGACACAGTACGAGCTCTTGCTACTCACCCTTTTTTCTATGGTTTGAAAGACTCCGGAGGGTCTATTAAAAATTGTCTAGAATACGCGCAGATTAGTTCTAACGTAGTTCTTTATTGTGGTGACGATGGCTTGTGGCCACAAATGTATGAGTGCGGGGCACAGGGGTTAATTTCAGTTCTATCTAATATCTGGCCAAAAGAGGCACGTGAGTGTGTTGAGGATCCTCGTAACAAGTATCGTGCGGGCTTGTGGCGAGAAGTTTCTTCTTGGCTTAATCAGACGACTAACCCTATTGCTATTAAAGCGCTACTTGCTTACGAGCAAGTTATAGCACATAACACTTTGCGCTTGCCTTTATCTATTAAGGACTTACAATGCGCTGAATCTGTGCCACGAATTATAAAAAAAATGTCACAATGGGAATACCCAAGTGCTCACGTATAG
- a CDS encoding aspartate kinase — protein sequence MPPVVYKFGGTSLGTAESIRKVYDIVHKNTPWFIVVSAVAGITDLLDMFCSVSSEYREHIILDIANKHNEIIHDLQLTFSISPWIEKLQSCMDKEKISPRDRAEILAIGEDISASLFHAFCCSNDFSLEFLEARTVILTDGEYSRATPDILRMRENWHALDFRSDVCYITQGFIGANASGETTLLGRGGSDYSGALIAEMSHAKEVRIYTDVNGIYTMDPRIIEDAQLIPELSFEEMQNLATFGAKILYPPMLSPCVRAGIPIFVTSTFDLSKGGTWIYAMDKIMSHEPRVKALSLRQHQRLWSIDCSGSSTVGLDKILPILEIHHVLPGLITSQDSTVSFTTDDDDVSDDVIRELYDKLSSIGTVHMLYDLALITMIGSGLASTKVVTTVTEKLRHYPSPIFCCCQSCMALSLVVPENLAGNVVEQLHNDYVKQKFSVV from the coding sequence ATGCCCCCAGTAGTCTATAAATTTGGTGGGACGAGTTTAGGAACTGCGGAAAGTATCAGAAAAGTTTATGATATTGTTCATAAGAATACGCCGTGGTTTATTGTTGTCAGTGCTGTAGCCGGTATTACGGATCTTTTGGATATGTTTTGTTCCGTTTCTAGTGAATATCGGGAACACATCATTTTGGACATAGCAAACAAACATAATGAAATTATTCATGATCTACAACTCACATTCTCTATATCTCCCTGGATAGAGAAGTTACAAAGTTGTATGGATAAGGAAAAAATATCACCGCGTGATCGCGCAGAAATTCTTGCTATAGGAGAGGATATATCAGCCTCTCTATTTCATGCTTTTTGCTGTAGTAATGATTTCTCTTTAGAGTTTTTGGAAGCTAGAACCGTTATATTAACAGACGGTGAGTATAGTCGAGCAACTCCTGACATTTTGCGTATGCGTGAGAATTGGCATGCTCTCGATTTTCGGAGTGATGTTTGTTACATTACCCAGGGATTCATAGGAGCAAATGCTTCTGGGGAAACAACACTATTAGGTAGAGGGGGTAGTGATTATTCTGGAGCTTTAATTGCTGAAATGAGTCACGCTAAGGAAGTGCGTATTTATACGGATGTTAACGGTATTTATACCATGGATCCTAGAATTATTGAAGATGCTCAACTTATTCCCGAGTTGAGTTTTGAAGAAATGCAGAATCTTGCCACATTTGGTGCCAAGATTCTTTATCCACCTATGCTTTCTCCTTGTGTGCGCGCTGGTATCCCTATTTTTGTAACCTCAACTTTTGATTTGTCTAAAGGGGGCACGTGGATCTATGCTATGGATAAAATTATGAGTCATGAGCCACGTGTAAAAGCATTGTCTTTACGTCAGCATCAGCGTTTATGGTCGATAGACTGCAGCGGTTCAAGTACTGTGGGCTTGGATAAGATTTTACCTATACTAGAAATCCATCATGTTCTTCCTGGATTAATAACTTCTCAAGACAGCACGGTATCCTTTACAACTGATGATGATGACGTTTCTGACGATGTTATTCGAGAGCTGTATGATAAATTATCGAGCATTGGCACAGTGCATATGCTCTATGATCTGGCGTTAATCACGATGATCGGTTCCGGATTAGCTTCAACAAAGGTTGTAACGACTGTGACGGAAAAATTACGGCATTATCCTTCCCCAATCTTTTGCTGTTGCCAAAGCTGTATGGCATTAAGCTTAGTTGTTCCTGAAAATCTTGCAGGAAATGTTGTAGAACAACTCCATAATGATTATGTTAAGCAGAAGTTTTCTGTAGTATAA